The DNA segment GCAAAACCTCAGCGCCGGCGCCAAAACATCAACGGCAAACCCAGAACCAGCAACCCCATGGTCGCAGGTTCCGGAATCGTCAGCACGAAGCCGGTATAACCGCTGGCCTCAAGACTGCTGGCCACGCCGACTCCCGCGATAACCGGATTGCCTTCGGCATTAATCCCGATGGCAGTGGCCCGACGGAGGTTGCCGTCGAACGGGCCCAGGATGCCGTTCGCCGCCGCAAACGCGGTCAGGTCCGTGGCGACGATGTTGTTCATATCCCGCAGATCCCACATGACCGCCAGCTCGTAACCCTTGGTGTAGTCCATGCCGACGGCATAGTCGCCGTTGGGCGAAATCGAGTAGACCACGCCGTTGGTCGCATAGCCTGAGCCGCTGCTAAGGCCCGGCAGCTCGAACGAAGTTGTGCCGTCGTAAACGAAAGGATACCAGCCGGTCTTGCCGGTCACATGGCCGTAGCCGCCCATGATGCTACCGTCGTCCGCAATGTCGTACAGACTGCCGGCGTCGGTCCCGTCCGGCGCGGCGGCGATATAGCCATTCGCTGGAGTAGTGCCGCCGACATAAGGTCCTACATAGTAGCAGCGACCGCCGCGTACGCCGACCGCCTTGCCTGCATTGGAGATACCATTCATCGTGGTTTCATTAGTCGTGCTCTTGACGTCCAAGGCACCCAGCCCGGTCCCGTTGAAGGCGTCGATGTAGATCGTCTGGGTGTTGGTCTGGAACACGCCGTGGAGCAGGCCGGTGCTGCTGTTGCTCGTGCCCGCCATCCTGTTCAGACCGCCATTGTCGCCGTAGGCATGTGTATTCGTCCGACGAATCTTCGCCCACTGAGCTGTTCCGTCCCAATTGCTCGCAGTATCCCATGCATTCATCGACTGCCAGCCGCCGTTGTCGCCCTCGATCACGACTTTGGTCGTGGTGCCGTCGGTCCAATAGCCGATGCCATCCACGCAAGCTTGATAGCCGCCCGCGACGATGTGCCCGATGACACCCGTTGTGGCGTCGTAAACGAAGCCTGTGTTCTCACCACCGCTGCCAAACCCCAGTCCAGCGGTGCCACCCACGAAGCGGCCATCCGGCGTGATGCCCCGGGGGTATACGCCGACTTTCACGGTGCTGTCTTGTCGGTTCGTCACTTTCGGAATGGCGACCAGACTCGCGGCCATGACGCTCGAAGCGCTCACCGCCGCCACGAGCACCGCGACACCAAACACGGTTGCTTTTCTCCTCATAATAAGCGTTCCTCCTCTTTTCCTCGGGCGCATGCGCGCCTTCCCCAAAAACATTACAACTGGATTTCAGACGGCAGAACTCTTCCGCCTCCTAATCCTGAATCCGCACGTTCGAGGTCGCCCTTCCGTGAGATTCCCGGTCGCCGGGTCTACGCCGTTTCGGAAATCTCCCTCGCTGCCAAGCCGCAAAGCGAGATGTATGTGCCACAGCGACTGGCAGACGCGATCTCTCCTCGTAGACTATACGCTGACGGGATAGCGATGTCAACAGCGATTTAGCCCGATTCGTCAACACGATTTCAGGGAGTTGGTCCACGGATCATATCACGCCGTGTCAGAACGGCGCCTGTCGACCAGCCGATCCGGTCCGCGCAGCAATTCCACTCGAGCGACTGGCTGGACTTGGAGGTGGCGGTTCCGCAACGTCCTGTTGGCGACGCTCGATTCGGAGCTGCCGCCGAGCCCTAAGACACCCTGGAAACACTGCTTACGGTTGTGAGCGATGAGGCTCTCCCACACGGCGAAGAGTGATGCTTTCCGGTGGCCAGTGCGCCCCGGCAGTAGAGCAAGGGCGTGATACTCGAATCGCTTCGCGGATGGCACCGTCGACCGACCCGGCTGCGATTGTGGCAAAAAAACATTGCCGCAGCGACGCTTTTCTCGTAGACTGAAAATCGCTGAAAACATAACGGGTCGCCTGCGGACAGAAATGAGGTGTAGCCCCGTGGACAGGCAGAAAACCAAAGAGGCGGGTGTCTCAAAGCGGCAGGTGGCGTACGAACGCCTTCGGAGGATTCTCATTCTACAGCAGATACCCGAAGGAGTGAGACTGCGCGAATCCGAATGGACCAAGCGACTGAATGTCAATCGCTCTGCCCTGCGCGAGGCGTTCGCCCGCTTGGAGGCGGAAGGCCTGATCGTCACAGGCGAGAAGAAGGGCTACTTCGTGCCCGTTTTGGTCATGGAAGACATCATGGAGGTGGTCGTCGTACGCATTGCCCTCGAGGGAGCCGCCATTGAGCTCATCTGTGAGGCCGGAATGAACACGCCCGAGCACCTCAAGCCGTTGCAGGATGCCTGCGACCTCATGGAGCAGTTGATCAACGAAGACTACCACCTGAGCGTTGCCGAGACTGATAGGCGATTTCATGCCGCGCTCATTGAGGCCTCGCGGAACAAGCGATTGGTGATTGCATATCAGCATGCACCCCTGCCGGTCGTGCATCCCGACATCATCGACGGGCAGCAATGGGCAAATCGCGTCAGGCAGACGCATGAAGAGCACAGCGCCATCCTGGCGGCCATTCTGGCCGGCCAAGTGGCCGAGGCAAAGGATCTGCTGCGAGCCCATCTCACTTCCAGTTGGGGTACCGTCAGGCTGGCGGGCAAGACGGTCTGATGTGGGTCGCCCAACCCCCGCAGAGACCAGTCGTTGGCGAAGATTCGCTGAGTTTTTTGGGGAGCCGATCCGGGGCAAGCCGTCCTGCTCCGTTCGGATCCGCCGATACCGGCCTGCCTCCGCCTCGACCGTCGGTCGGATTCAAGGCTAAGCAAATGATGTACAAAGCCTTATGTCAATCTGGCCCGCTAGGACTCGAACCTAGAACCTTCTGATCCAGAGTCAGACGTGCTACCAGTTGCACCACGGGCCAAGACGTTTTGCGCGGCCCGACAGGCTCGCTGACGATGCCAAACCATGCCGGCATCTCCCTGTCGACGCGCCACTGCAATTGTGTGACGGCGGAGTTATCCTGTCAAGCCGCTGCCTCCAGTTGCAGGAGGGCAATACGCTCTCATAGTCTTATATCTCCTGCGGCCGGGCTGAATGGAACCCTGCGGCCAGACATCCGTGCGGCTTGCGCGCATGTTTCCGGATCGCGGTACGCTTGGGTTGCGGCCCGCAAAAAGGCGGTCCGCCTTAGGGCAAGAATCCGCGACTTGGGGTTTGCGGTCCTTCGGCGAATGACAGGGAGCAGCAACCAGGCGTTTTCTTCGCCGACGCAGGCAGCCCTGCGACTGATTCGGCTTCGTGGGTCGCGAGGGCGGGACATGACGGACACTGACGGAGGTGCCGCAAGATGTGGCCCAAGGGCATCAATGGCCGGAGCTTTCCCAAGGGGACGTCGTGGGCTGACGCTGCTCGCAGGGCAAAGGCTGCCGGTTTCGACTCCATCGAGCCGACGTTGGACATCCAAGGAGAACTGACACCCGTATCCACCGAGGCCGAGTGCCGGCGCATCTCAGATGCGATTCGCGGGTCGGGACTGGAAGTTGCCGCCCTCGCCTGCGGGTTCTTATGGGAGAAACCGTACACCTCAGCGGATCCCCTCGTTCGCGAGGAGGCCGTCTCGTTGACGAAGGCCGCGCTGCAGCGAGCAAGCTGGATCGGAGCGCCGATTCTTCTTGTGCTGCCCGGACTGGTCTCGCATCCGCGCAGTCCTGCCACAATGGTTACAGCTTATGCCGAAGCTCTGCGACGGGCCGACACGGCCTTGACCGAACTAAGCTACGATGCCGAATCGTTTGGGGTGACGATCGCTATCGAGAATGCCTGCAACCAATTCCTCGTTTCGCCGATCGAAATGTGCGACTTTCTCGACCGAGTCAATTCACCGTGGGTAGGGGCGTACTTCGATGTGGGCAGCGTGCTGCGATACGGTTTCCCGCAAGATTGGATCGACTCGTTGGGCAGGCGGATCGTGGGAGTGCATCTCAGGG comes from the Phycisphaerae bacterium genome and includes:
- a CDS encoding PEP-CTERM sorting domain-containing protein; this translates as MRRKATVFGVAVLVAAVSASSVMAASLVAIPKVTNRQDSTVKVGVYPRGITPDGRFVGGTAGLGFGSGGENTGFVYDATTGVIGHIVAGGYQACVDGIGYWTDGTTTKVVIEGDNGGWQSMNAWDTASNWDGTAQWAKIRRTNTHAYGDNGGLNRMAGTSNSSTGLLHGVFQTNTQTIYIDAFNGTGLGALDVKSTTNETTMNGISNAGKAVGVRGGRCYYVGPYVGGTTPANGYIAAAPDGTDAGSLYDIADDGSIMGGYGHVTGKTGWYPFVYDGTTSFELPGLSSGSGYATNGVVYSISPNGDYAVGMDYTKGYELAVMWDLRDMNNIVATDLTAFAAANGILGPFDGNLRRATAIGINAEGNPVIAGVGVASSLEASGYTGFVLTIPEPATMGLLVLGLPLMFWRRR
- a CDS encoding GntR family transcriptional regulator; translated protein: MDRQKTKEAGVSKRQVAYERLRRILILQQIPEGVRLRESEWTKRLNVNRSALREAFARLEAEGLIVTGEKKGYFVPVLVMEDIMEVVVVRIALEGAAIELICEAGMNTPEHLKPLQDACDLMEQLINEDYHLSVAETDRRFHAALIEASRNKRLVIAYQHAPLPVVHPDIIDGQQWANRVRQTHEEHSAILAAILAGQVAEAKDLLRAHLTSSWGTVRLAGKTV
- a CDS encoding sugar phosphate isomerase/epimerase family protein, whose product is MWPKGINGRSFPKGTSWADAARRAKAAGFDSIEPTLDIQGELTPVSTEAECRRISDAIRGSGLEVAALACGFLWEKPYTSADPLVREEAVSLTKAALQRASWIGAPILLVLPGLVSHPRSPATMVTAYAEALRRADTALTELSYDAESFGVTIAIENACNQFLVSPIEMCDFLDRVNSPWVGAYFDVGSVLRYGFPQDWIDSLGRRIVGVHLRDYKLAKDPEPGFCALGEGDVDWPAVIHALRRHRYQGPLVYEGKEDLTTAALFIERLMHGP